CCGGCCCTCGGCCGACCCGGGCACCGCCGCCGTCTCCGGCGGCTGGGGCGGCGGCAGGAAGACGGCGGTCCGGCGGCTCGCGTCCGTGGGTGCCCTGGCGGCCGCAGGTCTGGCGATCCGTCGCGCCCTGCGTTGACTTCCAACCATCGCCCCATGCCCCCGACGGGGCGACGAGACTCAGCCTTCCTGGCGGTCCGGGAAGGACTGTGGACCGGGCTCGGCACCGGCTGCGCCATCGTCGTCAGTCACGACCGCGGGCTCTGCCGCTGCCCCGGGCTTCTCCACCGCCGCGGGCTTCTCCGCCGCCGCGGGCTTCTCCGCCGCCGCGGCGGTGACCAGGAAGGCGTCCACCCATCGGGCGTCCGGGTGGGCGTCGACGAGGACCGCCTTGAAGAAGAGGGTGAGCGGCACCGCGAGCAAGGCGCCGAGCGGCCCGACGACGAGTGCCCAGAACACCAGCGAGAAGAACGTGACCGTCGGGCTCAGGCCGACGACGTCACCGGTGATCTTGGGCTGGATGATGGACTGAATGGTGAAGTTGATGACGCTGTAGACGGCCACGACCCACAGCATCGAGCTCACGCCGCCGTCGAGGAGCGCCACGAGCGCGGGCGGGACGAGGCCAAGGACGAAGCCGATGTTGGGGATGTAGTTCGTGACGAACGCCAGCACGCCCCAGGTCACCGCCAGCGGAACCCCGATCACATAGAGGGCGACGACGTCCACGGCGGCGACGATCAGGCCGAACACGGTGGCGACGATCCAGTACCGGCCCACCGCGACGAAGAAGCCCGACAGGGCGACGGAGAGTCCGGGCCGCGCCCGTGCCAGCAGGGCGCGCCGGCTGGTCGTGTCGGTGGAGTCGAGCGCGAGGAAGAACATCACCACGACGAGCAGTGCGACCTGCGCCCCCACGGCACTCAGGCCGCTCGCGGCCTGGCGCACGACCCCGAGGATGCTGTTGAAGTCGACGACCCCCAGGAGCTGGTCGACGTCGGCGACCTGGACGCCCAGCGAGGTGAGCCAGTCGGCGACGGTCTGGTAGAGGCCCTCGAACTCCGGCCCGTACTGCGGCAGCGTCGTCGAGAGCTGGGCGATCGACCAGCCGAGCGCGAAGGCGAGCACCACGAGCACCAGATAGAGCGCGAGGAGCACCAGGAGGGCGGCGAGCATCCGGTGAATCCCGAGCCGCACGAGCCGGCGCTGCACCGGCCGGCCCGCCACCACGAGGGTCAGGGCGAAGAACGCCGGGGCGACGATGCTCTGGGCCGCGTGCATCCCCGCGGCGACGACCACCAGGCCGGCGAGCGTGAGGACAAGGGCCAGGGTAGAGGGGACCCGGCCGGCCGCCGTGGCGGGGGGTTCCGGGTTCGGGACGGCCACGGCGCCATCATGCCACCGCAGGGCGCACCGGCCCGCTGGACTGTGCGGGCTACCGCGCCGGCTGGGGGGCCCGGGCGGCCAGGGCGGCGCCCACCGCGCCGAACGTGTAGGCGATGGTCGCCACGAGGACCAGTGCGAGGGGCGCCGCCCACCCCCCGGTCACGGAGTTCAGCGCGCCGGCGAGCGGCGGACCGAAGGTCGCGGCGATGTACCCCCCGGTCTGCACCCGGGCGGACATCGAAGCGGCCTCGCGGTCGCTGCGGGTCACCCGCGCGATGATCGACAGGATCGCGGTGAACCCGCCGCCCTGCGCGACGCCGCCCACGATGGACCAGAGAATGTAGGCCTCCGGTGCGACGAGCAGGCCGACCGGCAGCGACATCCAGAGCAGGCCGATCACGCCGGCGGGCACCCAGGCCGGTGTCCGGGCCGCCAGGGCCGGCACCCCGAACGCGCCGACGATGGCGGCGATCTGGAACAGGGACGCGGTGGCACCCGAGGCGGCGGCGCCGAGGCCGCGGGTGTCCGCGAGGATCGTCGGCAGCCAGGTGGTGACCGCGTAGTACGCGGTGGACTGACCGCAGAACGCGATGAGGAGCAGCCAGCCGATCCGTCCGATGTGCGCCCCGCCGGCGGTCGGGTCACCGGCGGACGGTGCCGCCACCGCGCCGCCCCGGAGGCGCTGGGCCAGCCATACCCAGTACAGCGCCCCGCCCAGCGCCAGCACACCCCACGTCGCGAGCGCCCAGCGCCACCCGACCGCGGCGGCGAGCGGCGCCGTGCCGAGCGAGGTGATCATCGAACCGACGTTGAGCGCGGCGGTGTACGCACCGGTCACGGCGGCCGCGCGCTGCCACGGCACGTCCCGCCGGATGATCACCGGCACCACGATGTTGCCGATCGCGATCGCCACCCCGATGACCACGGTGCCGGCGAACACCACGGGCGCCGTCCCCGCCGAGCGGACCACCGTGCCCAGCAGCACCCCCAGCAGGCAGGTGATAACGGCTATCTCGGGGCCGAAGCGGCCGATGACCCGGGTCGCCAGCGGCGTGGCGAGCGCGAAGCACAGGATCGGCAGGCTCGTGAGCAGGCCGGCCGCCGTCGCCGACAGACCCAGGTCCGCCTGGATCTCGCCCAGCACCGGGGCCGGCGCGACGATGGGGCCGCGCATGCTCAGGGCGACGATGACGATCCCGGCGACCACCGCCCAGGGCAGGGTGGTGCGCGCGGCAGAGAGGGGGGTGGGCATGGATACCGATGCTAAGCGCGACCGGAATCGCGTGGCGGCCCTGTCCTCCCCGCGAGAACAGGGTGCGATTCAGCGACCGTGACGGCCGACCCCCGCGTCGCGCGCCCGGGCGACGGCGGCCGCGCGGTCCGGGGCGTGCAGCTTGACGAGGATCGTCGCGATGTTGTTGCGCACGGTCTTCTCGGAGAGCGTGAGGCGACCCGCGATCGCGTGGTTGCCAAGGCCCTCCGCCACCAGCTCGAGAATCTGCTCCTCGCGCGGCGTCAGCTCGGGAAAGGGTCGGGAGGTGGGGTCCGGCCGCTGCGTGAGGAGCTCGCTCACTCGCCGGCCCACCTGCGCCCCGTAGACGGTGCCGCCACCGGCCACCGTGAGGATGGCTCGGACGATCTCCTCCCGTTCGGCGCCCTTGAGCAGGTAGCCGCGTGCCCCGGCCCGCAGCCCGCCGAGGACGGCGTCGTCGTCGGCGTGCATGGTCAGCACGAGGACGGGCAGGTCGGGGAACCGGGTCAGGACGTCGCGGATGGCCGTGTACCCGTCGACGCCGGGCATGTCGAGGTCGGTGAGCACGACGTCCGCCGCCGTCCGTTCGACGAGCGCGACCAGCCCGGCGCCGTCGCTAGCCTCGCCGACGACCTCCACCTCGGCCGCTCCCTCGAGCGCGGCGCGCAGGCCGTACCGGAACATCGGGTGGTCGTCGGCGATGACCACCCGCAGCTGGGCGCTCACGGCACCCTCACCGGGGACCGGGCGGGCTGTGCCTGGACGTACGGGTCCGAACCGGTCGTCCCTGTCGCGGTCGTGGCGGTCGTGCCGACTACCGGAACCTCGAGGACGACGGTCGTGCCGCCGGGTGTCGTCGTCGTGCTGAGCTCGCCACCCAGGGCGTCGGCCCGTTGCCGCATCGAGGCCAGGCCCAAGCCGGCCGCGGCGTCCGGTGGGAACCCCGCCCCGTCGTCGGCCACCCGCAGGACGACCCGCGCGCCGGCGACCCGCACGTCAACCGTCGCCCGCGTGGCCGCGGCATGACGGCGCACGTTGGTGACCGCCTCGAGCGCAACCCGGTACACAGCGTCCTCCACTGCGGGCGGCATCGGGGGCAGGTCTCCGACGGTGACCTCGACGGCGAGCGATGAGCCAGGCGTAGCCAAGCCCCGGACGAGTGCCGCGGCGAGACCATGCTCGGCGACCGGCGCCGGGCGGAGGTCTTGAAGGATCCGGCGCACCTCCGTCACGGCGGCGGACACCTCGGTCTCCAGCACGGACGCGATCTCCCGGGCGCGTGCGGCGTCACCCGTCTCGACGGCGTCGTCGAGCGCTCGCAGGCCAAGCCCCACGCCGGTGAGGGAGGGCCCCAGGCCGTCGTGCAGGTCCCGGCGCAGCCGCTCGCGTTCCGCCCGCCGCGCGTCGACGACGGCGTCGCGCTGGGCCTCGAGCGCCGCGGCGAGGTCGAGCGCGCGCACGACGACGGCGACCTGTGGTGCCATTGCTGCCACGAGGCGCTCGTCGGGCGGGGAGTACTGCTCGCTGGGCGCGCGCGGCGCGAGCTGCAGCGTGCCGACGGGCTCGCCGCTGACGGTCAGGGGCACGGCGAGCGAGTCCGGCGGCATGTCGGGCGGGTCCGGCACGCGGGGCGGCCCCGGCGCTGTGGCGCACGAGCCCGCGACAGCGAGCACCGCGCCGTCGGACCCGAGAATCCGTGCCCCGGCGGCCCGCACCGCCGTGCGAACTCCCTCGAGGACGGCGTCGAGCAGGTCCCGTTCCCGCGCGGCGGCCACCCGGTCCCCGAGGTCCGCCACCGCGCGGACCGGGTCCGACCGGTGCCCGTAGAGCAGCCGGTCCACCCCGCGCTGCAGCCGTACCCGCACCGGGGTCAGCCCGACGGCGACGACGGCGGCCGCGACCACCCCGGGCAGGGCGCCGCCGGTGAGACGGGCCCCGGTCACGAGCGCAACGACCGCGTGGAGGGCGACGATCGCGGCCGTCAGCGCCGCGTACACCAGGCCACGGCGCAGCACGAGCTCGATCCCGAGCAGCCGGTACCGCAGGATGCCCACGGCGACCGCCGCGGGCAGCAGGTACAGACCCGCCGCCTGCGCCCACAGTGCGGCGGTGGAGTCGCCCAGCGACTGGGTGACCAGAATGACCACGACCGCCGTGAGCAGCCAGGACAGCTGCTGACGCTCGGGGCGCCGCGCCCGCACGAGCCGCGCCACGCACCCGGTCCACACCGCGAGCGTCGCCGCGGCGTACACGGCGGTCGGCGCCCACACCAGCCAGACCGGCTGGGTGGAGTGCGGGGCGGCCGAGAACGGCCACGCCCACGCGTCGTCGAGCGCGGCGAGCAGCCACTGCACCTGCATCAACGCCGCCGCGGTGAGTACGGCGACCGTCGGGGCGCGCCAGCGCGGGCCGGGCAGCCGGCCGGAGGGGTAGAGCACGGGCAGCAGCCCGAGGAGCGCAAAGATGAGGAAGCCGCCGACGATGGTGAGGGCGAGCCCGGCGCCGCGCCCGTCCCAGGGGTGTGCCGGGTCACCGCCCAGCACGCCGAGGCGGGCGAGGGACTCCTCCGCCAGGGCCACCTGCGTCGTCGTGCCGACGACGAGCATGAGCCAGCCAAGGACGTTCCGCGGTCGGAGCCAGGTCAGGACGGCGCCGATCGCCGCCCAGCCGAGCCCGACGAGGGACAGGGCGACCTGGACGAGCGCGATCGAGGTGGGCTCGCCGGCCCGGTGCTGCCACTCGGCCCAGCCGCCCCACACCGCGGCGACCAGGCTGACCAGCAGCAGCCCGGTGCCGACCGCCCGTTGTGCCCGCATGTTGCACAGTGTGGGGCATCGGTGCAGGTGATCGGTGCGGGTCGATGTCCCGAGGTCTCGGGCAGGTTGCCCGGGTCCTCGGGACACCGACCCCTGCCGCCCGGCCCGCCGGGCGCCGAAGGATCGCGGTGCGGCCGGCGCCAGCGGGGCGCCGACCAACCTCGACAGGAGCACCTCATGGCCTCGACCTCCGTCGACCAGGTCGTCCCCGGCAGGGTCCGTGCCCGCCGTTACCTGCTGTTCCGGATCTTCGCTGTCCTCGTTGCGCTCGTGTTCCTCGTCCTGTTCGGGGTGTGGCAGTCGATCCTCACCCCGTGGGTGCTCTTCCCCGACGCCACGGACCACGGCTGGGTGCGCACCGCGGAGCTGCACCGGTACGCCGACGCGGCTGCGGCGGCCGGGATGGGCGCGGCCGGAGTGGGCGCGCTGGTGGCGGCGCTGCGGCCCGCCCGGCGTTCCGGCCTGGTCGCATGGGTCGGCGGAACTCTGACGATCATCGGCCTGGGCAGCATCGCCTCGGTGCTCCTCCAGCAGCACACCGGTCTGCTGGGGGCGCTGGTGCAGGGGCTGGTCACCGTGGCGGTGACCGCGGTGCCCCTGGTGCTGCTGCACCCCGAACGCCGGACGGTGCTGCGTGGGGGCGCCGCGGTGGTGGGGGGACCCGCGGGAGCCCGTGCGTCGAGGGGCACGGATGTGCCCGCGGGGGCCGCACGGATCGGTCTGCTCGCGCTCGGCGGTGCCGGTGTCGTGCTGGCGGTCGGGATGCTGATCTGGCGCCTGACGGGCGGAGTCTTCGAGAGCCCCCGTGAGGACGACGTGCTCAGCTTCGTCATCCTGGGCCTGTCCGTCGCCCTCGGCAGCCGGCTGTGCCTGACCGGCCGGGAGGGCTGGCGTCCGCTCGTGGTGATCCTCGCGGTCGTGGGTGCCTACGCCGTCGTCGGCGGGCTGTCGCTCGCCCTGGGCTAAGGGCCCCGGTGCGCGGTGTGCGCCGGTCGGCGGAGTTGCCGGGGGCTGATCTACCGGTGGTAGACGCTCCTGCGGTGGTCGATGCGGACCGGATGTCTATGCTCGAAGCATGTCCAACGACGGGCAGGGCACCCAGGGCAGGCTCGCGCTCGCGCCGGGGAGCCCGGCCGAGGCGACGGCGGACCGGCAGGCCGAGCTCGAGGACCGGCAGGCCGAGCCCCGGACGGAGCGCGGCCCCGCGCTCCACGTGCCCGCCCACCCGGTCCGCGTGGTCACCGCCGCCAGCCTCTTCGACGGCCACGACGCCGCCATCAACATCATCCGCCGCATCCTGCAGGCCCAGGGCTGCGAGGTCATCCACCTCGGCCACGACCGCTCCGTGGCGGAGGTGGTCGCCGCCGCCGTGCAGGAGGACGCCCAGGCCGTCGCGATCTCGTCCTACCAGGGCGGGCATGTGGAGTACTTCACCTACCTCGCCGACCAGCTGCGCGCGCACGGCTGCGGCCACGTGCGGGTCTTCGGCGGCGGCGGCGGGGTGATCGTCGCGGACGAGATCGCCGCGCTCGCGGACGTCGGCGTGCGGATCTTCTCCCCGGAGGACGGCCAGCGCCTCGGCCTGGCGGCGATGGTCAACGAGGTGGTGCGCGAGGCCGACGTCGACCCCGTCGCCGCCGCCGGCGGCCCGCCCGCCGACCTCGCCGCGCTCGGCGTCGGGGACGTGCGCGCCCTGGCCCGCACCCTCACCGCCCTCGAGCTCGGCCGCCTGCCCGAGCACCTGCTCGCCGAGCTGCGCCGGGCCGCGGAGGCGAGCGCCGCCGTCGTCCTGGGGATCACCGGCACCGGCGGGTCGGGCAAGTCCTCCCTCACCGACGAGCTGCTGCTGCGGGCGCGGCTGGACCAGGGCGACGGGCTGCGCATGGCGGTGCTCGCCGTCGACCCCACCCGCCGGCGCGGCGGCGGGGCGCTCCTGGGCGACCGGATCCGGATGAACGCCCTCACCGAGGGCACGTTCTTCCGGTCCGTCGCCACCCGCGGCGCGGGCGGGGACCTGCCCGCCGCGCTGGACGAGATGGTCGCGGCCGCCAAGGTG
This window of the Georgenia yuyongxinii genome carries:
- a CDS encoding AI-2E family transporter, with the translated sequence MAVPNPEPPATAAGRVPSTLALVLTLAGLVVVAAGMHAAQSIVAPAFFALTLVVAGRPVQRRLVRLGIHRMLAALLVLLALYLVLVVLAFALGWSIAQLSTTLPQYGPEFEGLYQTVADWLTSLGVQVADVDQLLGVVDFNSILGVVRQAASGLSAVGAQVALLVVVMFFLALDSTDTTSRRALLARARPGLSVALSGFFVAVGRYWIVATVFGLIVAAVDVVALYVIGVPLAVTWGVLAFVTNYIPNIGFVLGLVPPALVALLDGGVSSMLWVVAVYSVINFTIQSIIQPKITGDVVGLSPTVTFFSLVFWALVVGPLGALLAVPLTLFFKAVLVDAHPDARWVDAFLVTAAAAEKPAAAEKPAAVEKPGAAAEPAVVTDDDGAAGAEPGPQSFPDRQEG
- a CDS encoding MFS transporter, with amino-acid sequence MPTPLSAARTTLPWAVVAGIVIVALSMRGPIVAPAPVLGEIQADLGLSATAAGLLTSLPILCFALATPLATRVIGRFGPEIAVITCLLGVLLGTVVRSAGTAPVVFAGTVVIGVAIAIGNIVVPVIIRRDVPWQRAAAVTGAYTAALNVGSMITSLGTAPLAAAVGWRWALATWGVLALGGALYWVWLAQRLRGGAVAAPSAGDPTAGGAHIGRIGWLLLIAFCGQSTAYYAVTTWLPTILADTRGLGAAASGATASLFQIAAIVGAFGVPALAARTPAWVPAGVIGLLWMSLPVGLLVAPEAYILWSIVGGVAQGGGFTAILSIIARVTRSDREAASMSARVQTGGYIAATFGPPLAGALNSVTGGWAAPLALVLVATIAYTFGAVGAALAARAPQPAR
- a CDS encoding response regulator transcription factor, whose protein sequence is MSAQLRVVIADDHPMFRYGLRAALEGAAEVEVVGEASDGAGLVALVERTAADVVLTDLDMPGVDGYTAIRDVLTRFPDLPVLVLTMHADDDAVLGGLRAGARGYLLKGAEREEIVRAILTVAGGGTVYGAQVGRRVSELLTQRPDPTSRPFPELTPREEQILELVAEGLGNHAIAGRLTLSEKTVRNNIATILVKLHAPDRAAAVARARDAGVGRHGR
- a CDS encoding ATP-binding protein; this encodes MRAQRAVGTGLLLVSLVAAVWGGWAEWQHRAGEPTSIALVQVALSLVGLGWAAIGAVLTWLRPRNVLGWLMLVVGTTTQVALAEESLARLGVLGGDPAHPWDGRGAGLALTIVGGFLIFALLGLLPVLYPSGRLPGPRWRAPTVAVLTAAALMQVQWLLAALDDAWAWPFSAAPHSTQPVWLVWAPTAVYAAATLAVWTGCVARLVRARRPERQQLSWLLTAVVVILVTQSLGDSTAALWAQAAGLYLLPAAVAVGILRYRLLGIELVLRRGLVYAALTAAIVALHAVVALVTGARLTGGALPGVVAAAVVAVGLTPVRVRLQRGVDRLLYGHRSDPVRAVADLGDRVAAARERDLLDAVLEGVRTAVRAAGARILGSDGAVLAVAGSCATAPGPPRVPDPPDMPPDSLAVPLTVSGEPVGTLQLAPRAPSEQYSPPDERLVAAMAPQVAVVVRALDLAAALEAQRDAVVDARRAERERLRRDLHDGLGPSLTGVGLGLRALDDAVETGDAARAREIASVLETEVSAAVTEVRRILQDLRPAPVAEHGLAAALVRGLATPGSSLAVEVTVGDLPPMPPAVEDAVYRVALEAVTNVRRHAAATRATVDVRVAGARVVLRVADDGAGFPPDAAAGLGLASMRQRADALGGELSTTTTPGGTTVVLEVPVVGTTATTATGTTGSDPYVQAQPARSPVRVP